A window of Bacilli bacterium contains these coding sequences:
- a CDS encoding MFS transporter — translation MLSMFMSAVEATIVATAMPSIVADLGGFKLFSWVFSAFLLMQAITIPIYGKLADLFGRKPVLIFGIVVFLIGSVLCGFAANMNLLILYRLIQGLGAGAVQPIATTIVGDIYTIEERGKIQGYLSSVWGISSIVGPAIGGFFVEYWHWSWVFWINVPLGIFAIIGLILFLHEQIEKKRH, via the coding sequence ATGCTGTCCATGTTTATGTCGGCGGTTGAAGCAACGATTGTGGCTACCGCCATGCCGAGCATTGTCGCCGATCTGGGCGGTTTCAAGTTGTTTAGTTGGGTATTCTCCGCGTTTTTGTTGATGCAAGCGATCACCATCCCGATTTACGGCAAACTGGCCGATTTGTTCGGGCGAAAACCGGTGTTGATTTTCGGCATTGTTGTTTTTTTAATCGGTTCGGTCTTATGCGGATTTGCCGCAAATATGAACCTTCTGATTCTGTACCGGTTGATTCAAGGCTTGGGCGCGGGAGCGGTGCAGCCGATCGCCACGACGATTGTCGGCGATATCTATACAATTGAAGAACGGGGAAAAATTCAGGGCTACCTAAGCAGTGTATGGGGCATTTCCTCCATAGTCGGTCCGGCAATCGGCGGTTTTTTCGTCGAATATTGGCATTGGTCGTGGGTGTTCTGGATCAATGTTCCGCTCGGGATTTTCGCCATCATCGGACTGATTTTGTTTTTGCATGAACAGATCGAAAAAAAGCGGCATC